A part of Deltaproteobacteria bacterium genomic DNA contains:
- the bioA gene encoding adenosylmethionine--8-amino-7-oxononanoate transaminase: MENADTRHQRLTALDRAHLWHPFTQMQTWVEPLPGDEPVIIDHARGSWLFDTRGRKYLDAISSLWVNVHGHHRPEIDSAIRLQLEHVAHTTLLGLGSPPSIELAAELVARAPKAGLAPGEHGLTKVFYSDSGSTAVEVALKMAFQHWKQRGKPEKRKFVALAEGYHGDTLGSVSVGGVDLFHEIFRPLLFDCLRVPAPYAYRWPTGPKHCLESAALAAESMIHGRRDEIAAVILEPLVMGAAGMITHPPGYLKRISRSCKENGVLLICDEVATGFGRTGTLFACEQEEVVPDFLCLAKGLTGGYLPLAATLTTDAVYESFLGPFESKRTFFHGHSYTGNPLACAAALASLRLFDEDNTLDHARAMAQRLAEGLAPLAELPHAGDIRQRGLMIGIELVRDRKTKEEFPYADRVGHKVSLAARAHEVMLRPLGNVVVLMPPLSIKPAEVDFLVDGVRESIIEATG; this comes from the coding sequence ATCGAGAATGCTGACACGCGCCACCAAAGGCTGACCGCGCTCGACCGGGCGCACCTCTGGCATCCTTTCACGCAGATGCAGACCTGGGTCGAGCCTCTGCCGGGCGACGAGCCGGTGATCATCGACCACGCCCGCGGCTCCTGGCTGTTCGATACGCGGGGGCGCAAGTACCTCGACGCCATCTCGTCCCTGTGGGTCAACGTCCACGGCCATCACCGCCCCGAAATCGACAGCGCCATCCGCCTGCAGCTCGAGCACGTCGCGCACACCACGCTGCTCGGCCTCGGCTCGCCGCCGTCGATCGAGCTTGCCGCCGAGCTGGTCGCGCGCGCGCCGAAGGCGGGCCTCGCTCCCGGCGAGCACGGCCTCACCAAGGTCTTCTACTCGGACAGCGGCAGCACGGCGGTGGAAGTCGCGCTGAAGATGGCCTTCCAGCATTGGAAGCAGCGGGGAAAGCCCGAGAAGCGCAAGTTCGTCGCGCTCGCCGAGGGCTATCACGGCGATACGCTGGGCTCGGTCAGCGTGGGCGGCGTGGACCTCTTCCACGAGATCTTCCGCCCGCTGCTCTTCGACTGCCTCCGCGTCCCCGCGCCGTACGCCTACCGCTGGCCCACCGGTCCCAAGCACTGTCTCGAGTCGGCGGCGCTCGCCGCCGAGTCGATGATCCACGGCCGCCGCGACGAGATCGCCGCCGTCATCCTCGAGCCTTTGGTGATGGGAGCGGCGGGAATGATCACGCACCCGCCCGGCTACCTGAAACGGATCTCGCGCTCCTGCAAGGAGAACGGCGTCCTGCTCATCTGCGACGAGGTGGCGACGGGCTTCGGCCGCACCGGTACGCTCTTCGCCTGCGAGCAGGAAGAGGTGGTGCCCGACTTCCTCTGCCTCGCCAAGGGGCTCACCGGTGGGTACCTGCCGCTCGCAGCGACGCTGACGACCGACGCCGTCTACGAGAGCTTCCTCGGCCCGTTCGAGTCGAAACGGACGTTCTTCCACGGCCACAGCTACACCGGCAATCCCCTGGCTTGCGCCGCCGCCCTCGCGTCGCTGCGGCTGTTCGACGAGGACAACACGCTGGACCACGCCCGCGCGATGGCGCAGCGCCTCGCGGAAGGGCTTGCGCCGCTGGCCGAGCTGCCACACGCCGGCGACATCCGCCAGCGCGGGTTGATGATCGGCATCGAGCTGGTGCGCGATCGCAAGACGAAGGAGGAGTTCCCCTACGCCGACCGCGTCGGCCACAAGGTGTCGCTCGCGGCCCGCGCGCACGAAGTGATGCTGCGCCCGCTCGGCAACGTGGTGGTGCTGATGCCGCCGCTGTCGATCAAGCCGGCGGAAGTGGACTTCCTGGTCGACGGCGTCCGCGAGTCGATCATCGAGGCCACCGGGTGA
- a CDS encoding HAD family hydrolase, which produces MRALLFDLDGTLTRSGGAGTRALGQALHARPQAVAELRKMRLDGMTDRAIARALLAAEGDQTVPLDQRMRTIHDTDIDAVLARYLDALAGECARNVYAALPGVPELLRRLQARSNVVLGLCTGNLARGAELKLTSAGLWSAFKFGGYGSDAEPRADIVRAAWRRASELGATDGVVIGDTPRDVIAAHDAGLPACGVATGRYSVHELAEHGAELVLPGFEDVAQSERLLLGALR; this is translated from the coding sequence ATGAGAGCGCTGCTCTTCGATCTCGACGGCACCCTCACGCGCAGCGGCGGCGCCGGCACCCGCGCTCTCGGTCAGGCGCTGCATGCGCGGCCCCAGGCGGTCGCCGAGCTGCGCAAGATGCGCCTCGACGGCATGACCGACCGCGCGATCGCGCGCGCCCTGCTCGCTGCGGAAGGAGACCAGACCGTTCCGCTCGACCAGCGGATGCGAACGATCCACGACACCGACATCGATGCCGTCCTTGCCCGCTACCTCGACGCCCTCGCCGGCGAGTGCGCGCGCAACGTCTACGCCGCGCTTCCCGGAGTGCCGGAGTTGCTGCGCCGGCTGCAGGCGCGCTCCAACGTCGTCCTCGGCCTTTGCACGGGCAATCTCGCGCGAGGCGCGGAGCTGAAGCTCACGTCCGCGGGGCTTTGGAGCGCGTTCAAGTTCGGCGGATATGGCAGCGACGCGGAGCCGCGAGCAGACATCGTTCGCGCCGCCTGGCGCCGCGCTTCCGAGCTTGGCGCCACCGACGGCGTGGTGATCGGCGACACTCCGCGCGACGTCATCGCGGCGCACGACGCAGGTCTTCCCGCTTGCGGCGTCGCCACCGGCCGCTACAGCGTCCACGAGCTGGCGGAGCACGGGGCGGAGCTGGTCCTGCCCGGATTCGAGGACGTCGCGCAGAGCGAGCGCCTGTTGCTCGGCGCTCTGCGCTGA
- a CDS encoding pyridoxal-phosphate dependent enzyme, with the protein MPVFQNILQAIGNTPLVRLNKVAGPDDAAVYAKCEFLNPGGAIKDRMALYILDKAEQEGRIRRGGTIVENTSGNTGMGVALWAAVKGYRCVFTMPDKMSTEKINALKAFGAEVVVTPTNVPAEDPRSYYETAKRIHRETPGSFMLNQYHNPDNIEAHYRLTGPEIEKDCRTAGFNLDFFVAGLGTGGTMSGAGKYLKEKFRGMRNIGVDPEGSVYLDYFKTGKLIQPHVYKVEGIGEDMLCKAMDFSVLDDVRRVDDKQSFVMARRLAREEGLFGGGSSGSAAHAAVDLAKEIGAGKNIVVVLPDSGSRYITKFYSDEWMKDNGFLDPTDRLGTVADLLGGKRPPVYTVKPTDHAKHAVDLMKRHGISQLPVVEPGNKPIAMLHEVDLLQALIDGRHKLEEPISAVMKPLAGVVTLRTPVSRLKELFATDHVAIVKDGDLLAAIVTKIDLIDWLGTRVSVR; encoded by the coding sequence ATGCCCGTCTTCCAGAACATCCTCCAGGCCATCGGCAATACGCCCCTGGTGCGGCTGAACAAGGTCGCCGGCCCCGACGATGCAGCCGTGTACGCCAAGTGCGAATTCCTGAATCCCGGCGGGGCCATCAAGGACCGGATGGCGCTGTACATCCTCGACAAGGCCGAGCAGGAGGGGCGCATCCGCCGCGGCGGGACCATCGTCGAGAACACCTCGGGCAATACCGGGATGGGCGTGGCGCTCTGGGCGGCGGTGAAAGGCTACCGCTGCGTCTTCACCATGCCGGACAAGATGAGCACCGAGAAGATCAATGCGCTCAAGGCATTCGGCGCGGAGGTGGTGGTCACACCGACCAACGTCCCGGCGGAGGATCCGCGCAGCTACTACGAGACGGCCAAGCGCATCCACCGGGAGACGCCGGGCTCGTTCATGCTGAACCAGTACCACAACCCCGACAACATCGAGGCGCACTACCGGCTCACCGGGCCGGAGATCGAGAAGGACTGCCGCACCGCCGGGTTCAATCTCGATTTCTTCGTCGCCGGCCTCGGCACCGGCGGAACCATGTCCGGCGCGGGCAAGTACCTGAAAGAGAAGTTCCGCGGGATGCGGAACATCGGCGTCGATCCCGAAGGCTCCGTCTACCTCGACTATTTCAAGACGGGAAAGCTGATCCAGCCGCACGTGTACAAGGTGGAGGGAATCGGCGAGGACATGCTCTGCAAGGCCATGGACTTCTCCGTGCTCGACGACGTCCGCCGTGTGGACGACAAGCAGAGCTTCGTGATGGCGCGCAGGCTCGCGCGGGAGGAAGGCCTCTTCGGCGGCGGCTCCTCCGGATCGGCGGCGCACGCCGCGGTCGACCTGGCGAAGGAGATCGGCGCGGGCAAGAACATCGTGGTGGTTCTGCCGGACAGCGGCTCTCGCTACATCACCAAGTTCTATTCGGACGAATGGATGAAGGACAACGGCTTCCTCGATCCGACGGACCGGCTCGGCACCGTCGCTGACCTGCTCGGCGGCAAGCGGCCTCCGGTCTACACGGTGAAGCCTACCGACCATGCGAAGCACGCGGTCGATCTGATGAAGCGGCACGGCATCTCCCAGCTTCCGGTGGTCGAGCCTGGCAACAAGCCCATCGCCATGCTGCACGAGGTCGACCTGCTGCAGGCGTTGATCGACGGGCGCCACAAGCTCGAGGAGCCGATCTCGGCCGTGATGAAGCCGCTGGCCGGCGTGGTGACGTTGCGGACGCCCGTCTCGCGACTGAAGGAGCTGTTCGCGACCGACCACGTAGCGATCGTCAAGGACGGCGATCTGCTCGCGGCCATCGTGACCAAGATCGATCTCATCGACTGGCTCGGCACCCGCGTATCCGTCCGATAA
- a CDS encoding chromate transporter, with protein MKISPLQLFIAFSQMALSGFGGVLPFAYRALVERRRWLSAEEFPKLLALSQVMPGPTICNLSVMFGYRSAGLSGAAAALGGMIALPIAIVLALGIGYQQFGDLPPVRRALAGMSAAVAGLIVATAVKMARAMPRRIAPICLLALAFAGVGVMRFPLLAVMVFVAPIGILLAWRERW; from the coding sequence ATGAAGATCTCGCCGCTCCAGCTGTTCATCGCGTTCTCCCAGATGGCCCTGTCCGGCTTTGGCGGCGTGCTCCCCTTCGCTTACCGCGCCTTGGTGGAGCGGCGCCGCTGGCTGAGCGCCGAAGAGTTCCCGAAGCTGCTCGCGCTCAGCCAGGTGATGCCGGGGCCCACGATCTGCAACCTCTCCGTGATGTTCGGCTATCGCAGCGCCGGCCTCAGCGGAGCGGCGGCGGCCCTCGGCGGCATGATCGCGCTGCCCATCGCGATCGTGCTCGCCCTCGGGATCGGCTACCAGCAGTTCGGCGACCTTCCGCCGGTACGCCGGGCTCTCGCGGGAATGTCCGCCGCGGTCGCGGGACTCATCGTGGCCACCGCCGTGAAGATGGCCCGGGCGATGCCGCGGCGAATCGCTCCGATCTGCCTCTTGGCGCTGGCGTTCGCTGGCGTCGGCGTGATGCGGTTCCCTCTGCTCGCGGTGATGGTCTTCGTCGCGCCGATCGGCATCCTGCTGGCCTGGAGAGAGCGATGGTGA
- a CDS encoding TldD/PmbA family protein, producing MLDTCELLVKLARKAGAAEAEAYAERTRDASVRVRDGEVEELHQASSKGIGLRVICAQRLGFTYGTDLSKDGLKKLAENAVALAKGAAKDKANGLPRGAELGAKDAGEYDPAIEEISPEWKLTAAREAEKAARAEDPRVRKFDSTGAGDFLSQSAIASSHGARGESRASYVYVYCSPVAEADGQLQTASWSDTRRKLANLQPPEEVGRTAAKRAARMLGARKPKSQRVPVVFDPQMAAGFIGGISTAVNGLLVHKKSSFLGALLGKQVASRNVTLIDDATLAHGIATRPFDGEGVASRRTAVVENGILRSFLYDATTARKAKAKSTSSASRAWASLPSIGTSNFYLQAGAQKPEEIIKGVQNGLYVTAMLGRGADPVTGDYSRGANGIWIENGELAYPVQEVTVSGNLLEMLKGIDAVGDDLDFRASTAAPTIRFAELVVSGA from the coding sequence CTGCTCGACACCTGCGAGCTCCTCGTCAAGCTCGCGCGCAAGGCCGGTGCTGCCGAGGCGGAAGCGTACGCGGAGAGGACGCGCGACGCGTCGGTTCGCGTCCGCGACGGCGAGGTGGAAGAGCTGCACCAGGCCTCCTCGAAGGGCATCGGGCTGCGCGTCATCTGCGCGCAGAGGCTCGGGTTCACCTACGGGACCGATCTCTCGAAGGATGGGCTGAAAAAACTCGCGGAGAACGCCGTCGCCCTGGCGAAGGGCGCCGCAAAGGACAAAGCCAACGGCCTTCCCCGCGGCGCGGAGCTCGGCGCGAAAGACGCTGGCGAGTACGATCCTGCCATCGAGGAGATTTCACCGGAGTGGAAGCTGACGGCCGCGCGAGAGGCGGAGAAAGCGGCGCGCGCCGAGGACCCGCGTGTGCGCAAGTTCGACTCCACCGGCGCGGGCGACTTCCTCTCCCAGTCCGCCATCGCCTCCAGTCACGGCGCGCGCGGGGAGTCGCGCGCTTCCTATGTCTACGTCTATTGCTCGCCGGTCGCCGAAGCCGATGGACAGCTCCAGACGGCCTCCTGGAGCGATACCCGTCGCAAGCTGGCCAATCTGCAACCGCCCGAAGAAGTCGGCCGCACCGCCGCGAAGCGCGCCGCGCGCATGCTCGGAGCGCGCAAGCCGAAGTCGCAGCGCGTCCCGGTGGTCTTCGATCCGCAGATGGCCGCGGGCTTCATCGGCGGCATCTCCACCGCGGTGAACGGCCTCCTCGTCCACAAGAAGTCCAGCTTCCTGGGCGCGCTCCTGGGAAAGCAGGTCGCCTCCAGGAACGTCACGCTCATTGATGACGCGACGCTCGCGCACGGCATCGCCACGAGGCCGTTCGACGGCGAGGGCGTCGCCTCCCGCCGCACCGCCGTCGTCGAGAACGGCATCCTCCGAAGCTTCCTCTACGACGCCACCACCGCGCGCAAAGCAAAGGCGAAGAGCACCAGCAGCGCCTCGCGCGCCTGGGCGAGCCTGCCGTCCATCGGCACCAGCAACTTCTACCTGCAGGCCGGAGCCCAGAAGCCGGAGGAGATCATCAAAGGCGTCCAGAACGGCCTCTACGTCACTGCCATGCTCGGCCGCGGCGCCGATCCGGTGACCGGCGACTACTCGCGCGGCGCCAACGGGATCTGGATCGAGAACGGCGAGCTCGCGTACCCGGTGCAAGAAGTCACCGTGAGCGGCAACCTGCTCGAGATGCTCAAAGGCATCGACGCCGTCGGCGACGACCTCGATTTCCGCGCGTCCACCGCCGCACCCACCATCCGCTTCGCCGAGCTCGTCGTATCGGGCGCATGA
- a CDS encoding chromate transporter — protein MVAHFAMLSLMAIGGGVVMVAPEMQRYVVDAHHWISAEQFSAAYAIAQAAPGPNLLFVTLVGWQVAGWTGAAAATLAILVPPAALTIAMVRVSTNRAPGPLGRAVGKGLAPISVGLVFATGWILFRGGSGDWTAAAVALLAAFVVLRTKINPVWMIAVGAAAGVMGLV, from the coding sequence ATGGTCGCGCACTTCGCGATGCTCTCGCTGATGGCCATCGGAGGCGGCGTGGTGATGGTCGCCCCCGAGATGCAGCGCTACGTCGTCGATGCGCATCACTGGATCAGCGCCGAGCAGTTCTCCGCCGCCTATGCGATCGCTCAGGCCGCGCCCGGTCCGAACCTGCTCTTCGTCACCCTCGTCGGATGGCAGGTGGCGGGCTGGACGGGAGCGGCGGCGGCGACGCTGGCGATCCTCGTACCGCCCGCCGCGCTCACCATCGCGATGGTGCGCGTTTCGACGAACCGCGCCCCCGGGCCTCTCGGCCGCGCAGTGGGCAAGGGCCTGGCGCCGATCTCCGTGGGACTGGTGTTCGCGACGGGGTGGATTCTGTTTCGCGGCGGCAGCGGAGACTGGACCGCCGCGGCGGTCGCGCTGCTCGCGGCGTTCGTCGTGCTGCGGACGAAGATCAATCCGGTCTGGATGATCGCCGTCGGCGCGGCGGCCGGAGTGATGGGGCTCGTCTAG
- the thpR gene encoding RNA 2',3'-cyclic phosphodiesterase, giving the protein MRLFFALPLPSEMKEKLRPTLDEARKVSGGGVGFTKLEQLHFTLAFLGEQPAADEALAAGESLRESAAFDLVLSGVGAFPSTMRPRVLWIGAREGASELMAAAERLRAALEQRGFKLEERKFRPHLTLGRVRPQGEGGAKRALAVIPPGELARCTVRGACLMQSVLGGRSGATHTVVRMFPFR; this is encoded by the coding sequence ATGCGCCTGTTCTTTGCATTGCCGCTTCCCTCGGAGATGAAGGAGAAGCTGCGGCCCACGCTGGACGAGGCGCGGAAGGTCAGCGGGGGCGGGGTAGGGTTCACGAAGCTCGAGCAGCTTCACTTCACGCTGGCATTCCTCGGCGAGCAGCCGGCAGCGGACGAGGCCTTGGCGGCTGGAGAGTCGCTGCGGGAGTCGGCGGCCTTCGATCTGGTTTTGTCGGGCGTAGGCGCCTTTCCCAGCACGATGCGGCCGCGAGTGCTCTGGATCGGGGCGAGGGAAGGCGCCTCGGAGCTGATGGCGGCCGCTGAGCGCCTGCGGGCTGCGCTCGAGCAGCGCGGTTTCAAGCTGGAGGAGCGGAAGTTTCGCCCCCACCTGACGCTCGGACGGGTGCGGCCGCAAGGCGAGGGCGGCGCGAAGAGGGCGCTCGCGGTGATTCCGCCCGGCGAGCTTGCCCGCTGTACGGTTCGCGGGGCCTGCTTGATGCAGAGCGTTCTCGGCGGGCGCAGCGGCGCGACGCATACCGTGGTGCGGATGTTCCCCTTCCGCTGA
- the bioD gene encoding dethiobiotin synthase, with amino-acid sequence MKGFFVAGTDTGVGKTEIARAICALLARRGLRPLALKPVETGCAPDHPEDALALLAACGTGQLLDEICPYRFRLPAAPLVAAEAEGASIDLLRIEELVSRAKAPIVVEAAGGLLVPLARAALSLDQMDPADRAPARAIVTNLDLADRLRLPVVLVARAGLGTLNHCALSVDALERRGLETAAVVLNRCVPDDDPSVATNARWVSELTGARVLGPGPFVADPHERPAALAHLVAPLIE; translated from the coding sequence GTGAAGGGCTTCTTCGTCGCCGGCACCGATACCGGTGTCGGGAAGACGGAGATCGCGCGCGCGATCTGCGCGCTGCTTGCCAGGAGGGGATTGCGGCCTCTGGCCTTGAAGCCGGTGGAGACGGGCTGCGCGCCCGATCACCCGGAGGACGCGCTCGCCTTGCTCGCAGCATGCGGCACCGGGCAGCTCCTCGACGAAATCTGCCCTTATCGATTCCGCCTTCCCGCGGCTCCGCTCGTGGCCGCGGAAGCGGAAGGCGCCAGCATCGATCTGCTCCGCATCGAGGAGCTTGTCTCCCGCGCAAAGGCGCCCATCGTGGTGGAAGCGGCTGGCGGGCTCCTGGTACCGCTGGCGCGCGCGGCGCTCTCGCTCGACCAGATGGATCCCGCCGATCGCGCGCCCGCTCGCGCCATCGTCACCAATCTCGACCTCGCCGATCGCCTGCGCCTCCCCGTCGTGCTGGTCGCCCGCGCCGGTCTGGGGACATTGAACCACTGCGCGCTTAGCGTCGACGCGCTGGAACGCCGCGGTCTCGAGACTGCGGCGGTCGTCCTCAACCGCTGCGTCCCGGACGACGATCCGAGCGTCGCGACCAACGCCCGCTGGGTCTCGGAACTGACCGGTGCACGGGTCCTCGGACCAGGCCCGTTCGTCGCCGATCCCCACGAACGGCCTGCGGCGCTTGCGCACCTCGTCGCGCCACTGATCGAGTGA
- a CDS encoding SCP2 sterol-binding domain-containing protein produces MADQTPKSYFEEKIARKLVEKPETSKAVNSIYEFNITGENGGVWTVDLTKEPGTVQAGSTGNAKCTVTCAANDFMNIVSGKMNPQMAFMSGKLKIKGDMGLAMKLQKVIG; encoded by the coding sequence ATGGCCGATCAGACGCCCAAGTCCTACTTCGAGGAGAAGATCGCGAGGAAGCTCGTCGAGAAGCCCGAGACCTCGAAGGCGGTGAACTCGATCTACGAGTTCAACATCACCGGCGAGAACGGCGGCGTCTGGACGGTCGATCTCACCAAGGAGCCCGGCACCGTGCAGGCCGGTTCCACCGGCAACGCCAAGTGCACGGTGACCTGCGCGGCCAACGACTTCATGAACATCGTCTCCGGCAAGATGAACCCGCAGATGGCGTTCATGAGCGGGAAGCTGAAGATCAAGGGCGACATGGGCCTCGCCATGAAACTGCAGAAGGTGATTGGCTAA
- a CDS encoding aminoglycoside phosphotransferase, which yields MNEGQLQAAYTSATGQPAGRVERLPGGAGNRTYWRVCGLTGPSAVVMELPADPVKSEEASKDHAPPELPFVNVHRYLSRIGVRVPRLLLDASRDGFLVIEDLTDRTLEQALKEGADRRALYSDAIDRLARLRAHAERDPDPTCLAWTRAFDYDLYHWEFEHFIEYGLLARGAKPSEAELKTLRKHFERICRELADAPRSFTHRDYQSRNIMVLEDGEQVVIDFQDALQGPRQYDLVALLRDSYVELDRPLIDAMLARYLERFEAEGGPRVDAKDFVAFFDLLTVQRKLKDAGRFVFIDRVKKNPSFLVHIPSSLKYVRDALKRRPELREVRGILEKHVPELR from the coding sequence ATGAACGAGGGCCAATTGCAGGCCGCCTACACCTCCGCCACGGGACAGCCGGCGGGGCGCGTCGAGCGGCTTCCCGGCGGCGCCGGCAACCGGACCTACTGGCGCGTCTGCGGCCTCACCGGGCCGAGCGCGGTGGTGATGGAGCTTCCCGCGGATCCCGTGAAGAGCGAGGAGGCGAGCAAGGATCATGCTCCGCCGGAGCTGCCTTTCGTCAACGTCCACCGCTATCTCTCGCGCATCGGCGTGCGGGTGCCTCGCCTTTTGCTGGATGCGTCCCGCGACGGCTTTCTGGTGATCGAAGACCTGACCGATCGGACGCTCGAGCAGGCGCTGAAGGAAGGCGCCGACCGCCGGGCGCTCTATTCCGATGCGATCGATCGGCTCGCGCGGCTGCGCGCCCACGCGGAACGCGATCCGGATCCGACCTGCCTGGCCTGGACGCGCGCGTTCGACTACGACCTGTACCACTGGGAGTTCGAGCACTTCATCGAGTACGGACTGCTCGCGCGCGGCGCGAAGCCGTCGGAAGCGGAGCTGAAAACGCTCCGGAAACATTTCGAGCGCATCTGCCGCGAGCTGGCAGATGCGCCACGCAGCTTCACCCACCGCGATTACCAGAGCCGGAACATCATGGTGCTCGAGGACGGCGAGCAGGTGGTGATCGACTTCCAGGACGCGCTGCAAGGGCCGCGGCAGTACGACCTCGTCGCGCTGCTGCGCGACAGCTACGTCGAGCTGGACCGGCCGCTGATCGACGCCATGCTGGCGCGGTATCTGGAGCGGTTCGAGGCCGAGGGCGGGCCGCGGGTCGACGCGAAGGACTTCGTCGCTTTCTTCGATCTGCTGACGGTGCAGCGCAAGCTCAAGGACGCGGGCCGCTTCGTCTTCATCGATCGGGTGAAGAAGAACCCGTCCTTCCTGGTGCACATCCCGAGCTCGCTGAAGTACGTTCGCGACGCGCTGAAGCGGCGTCCCGAGCTACGCGAGGTGCGCGGGATCCTCGAGAAGCACGTCCCGGAGCTGCGATGA
- the bioF gene encoding 8-amino-7-oxononanoate synthase yields MAGADEIARAELDALRTRGLLRSLEPLRSPPGSEIELRPGERLINFSSNDYLGLASDARIAEALAVGTRTWGAGAGASRLVCGDFLPQHELEAELARFASSEAALLFGSGYAANCGILPSFAGPEDLILSDALNHASIIDGCRLSRARVEVYPHGDVGAVEKALRAPARRKIVVTDAVFSMDGDRAPLRELAALCSAAGALLIVDEAHATGVIGPRGAGLAAELGVAADVRMATLSKAFGVAGAYVAASRAVCDLLLNRARPLIFSTALPPALACAARASLEILAGSEGDARRSRLWSNVRRFAAGLREAGLPAREDSAIFPVVTGTPDRALAMAAHLRELGILAKPIRPPTVPQGTSRIRFAVTSAHTVDHIDRAIAALRAC; encoded by the coding sequence ATGGCGGGAGCGGACGAGATCGCGCGCGCAGAGCTGGATGCGTTGCGGACGCGCGGGCTGTTGCGGTCGCTGGAGCCCTTGCGCAGCCCGCCCGGGTCGGAGATCGAGCTCCGGCCCGGGGAGCGGCTGATCAACTTCAGCTCGAACGATTACCTGGGACTCGCATCCGATGCGCGCATCGCCGAGGCGCTCGCAGTCGGGACGCGCACCTGGGGTGCCGGGGCCGGTGCGAGCCGGCTGGTGTGCGGCGATTTTCTTCCGCAGCACGAGCTCGAAGCGGAGCTGGCGCGCTTCGCGTCGAGCGAGGCGGCGCTGTTGTTCGGCAGCGGCTACGCTGCGAACTGCGGCATCCTTCCCTCGTTCGCTGGCCCCGAAGACCTGATTCTCTCCGACGCGCTGAATCACGCCTCGATCATCGACGGCTGTCGCCTCTCCCGCGCGCGCGTCGAGGTCTATCCGCATGGAGATGTGGGCGCGGTTGAAAAGGCGCTCCGCGCACCGGCGCGCCGCAAGATCGTCGTCACCGACGCGGTGTTCTCCATGGACGGCGACCGGGCGCCTTTGCGCGAGCTCGCCGCGCTCTGCTCCGCGGCCGGCGCTCTGCTGATCGTCGACGAAGCGCACGCAACCGGCGTGATCGGTCCGCGCGGTGCTGGGCTCGCGGCGGAGCTCGGCGTAGCCGCAGATGTGCGCATGGCGACCTTGTCGAAGGCCTTCGGTGTCGCCGGCGCGTATGTCGCGGCGAGCCGGGCGGTCTGTGATCTTCTGCTGAATCGCGCCCGCCCGCTCATCTTCTCCACCGCGCTCCCGCCGGCGCTGGCCTGCGCCGCCCGCGCGTCGCTCGAGATCCTCGCCGGGAGCGAGGGAGACGCGCGCCGCTCACGCCTGTGGAGCAACGTCCGTCGCTTCGCCGCCGGACTCCGCGAAGCCGGCCTGCCCGCGCGCGAAGATTCCGCGATCTTCCCCGTCGTCACCGGCACACCGGACCGCGCTCTGGCAATGGCCGCGCACCTGCGCGAGCTGGGCATCCTCGCCAAGCCCATCCGACCTCCGACGGTCCCGCAAGGCACCAGCCGCATCCGCTTCGCGGTGACCTCCGCGCACACCGTGGACCACATCGATCGGGCGATCGCCGCGCTACGCGCGTGTTAG